A single region of the Pyricularia oryzae 70-15 chromosome 4, whole genome shotgun sequence genome encodes:
- a CDS encoding chitin deacetylase, whose product MMKLLQVLATSLLLAADVLVSARPAPSPLDIFRRAPNPGVVYTQCARPGTLALAFDDGPYTYTQKLVDTLNAAGGKATFFFTGTLYGCIYNQASAVRNAYNSGHQISSHTWSHANLGNLQSSAITQEMQKLEQAFVNIFGRKPAYMRPPYLATGGQTLNTMRTLGYKVITNDIDSGDWNRETPQQSQAKFQRAGAGGNGHIPLMHETYESTVNVLVPWLINWARQNNLKLVTVADCLGDAGGAYQSGTFPGNGQNKC is encoded by the exons ATGATGAAGCTCCTCCAGGTACTAGCGACGTCGCTGCTTCTCGCAGCAGACGTCCTTGTCTCCGCTCGGCCAGCTCCAAGCCCTCTCGATATCTTCCGGAGGGCCCCGAACCCGGGAGTTGTGTACACCCAATGTGCAAGGCCAGGCACTCTCGCTTTGGCCTTTGACGATGGTCCTTACACTTACACCCAGAAGCTGGTTGACACCCTGAACGCGGCTGGCGGCAAGGCAACCTTTTTCTTCACCGGCACTCTCTATG GCTGTATATACAACCAAGCCTCGGCGGTGAGGAACGCCTACAACAGCGGTCATCAGATCTCCTCGCATACTTG GAGCCACGCCAACCTCGGCAACCTGCAGTCCAGCGCCATCACCCAAGAGATGCAAAAGCTGGAGCAGGCGTTTGTCAACATATTTGGCCGCAAGCCCGCGTACATGCGTCCCCCGTACCTGGCGACGGGCGGCCAGACGCTCAACACGATGCGCACGCTCGGCTACAAGGTCATCACCAACGACATTGACAGCGGCGACTGGAACCGCGAGACTCCGCAGCAGAGCCAGGCCAAGTTCCAGCGCGCGGGCGCGGGCGGCAACGGCCACATCCCGCTCATGCACGAGACGTACGAGAGCACCGTCAACGTCCTCGTGCCCTGGCTCATCAACTGGGCGAGGCAGAACAACCTCAAGCTCGTGACCGTCGCCGACTGCCTGGGCGATGCCGGCGGCGCGTACCAGTCGGGCACTTTCCCGGGTAATGGGCAGAACAAGTGCTGA
- a CDS encoding 2-hydroxyacid dehydrogenase — MREHRWAKASEFQSTEDSPGLRMGVLGYGAIGRQCARVASAMGMEIYAYTRTERRTPEQRRDDSYCIPGTGDPDGILPARWFHGKSTDDLNNFLASDLDILVVCTPLTDATRQLLSYEQFNVLAESRDSDYFYRVNKKSHTLASGSGVGCANGCINGNPNGYLGGALDETMGDDMYDSSNAVTNGFEQSHHVKRPSVGHMPSPPYDSDDGMQTPDSTMSDGRYTDDQGNDYLNPGGVHSHFPTSGQLDSKSCVKGAKRGTFVCNISRGPVIDTAALVDALETGKIRGAALDVTDPEPLPADHPLWDHPDVFITPHISWITPCYWDRLLRIMEENLSRMCQEKPLLNLMNRKEQY, encoded by the exons ATGCGGGAGCACCGCTGGGCGAAAGCAAGTGAGTTCCAGTCCACTGAGGATAGCCCAGGTCTTCGCAT GGGCGTACTCGGATACGGGGCCATCGGGCGTCAGTGCGCCCGAGTGGCCAGCGCCATGGGAATGGAGATTTATGCATACACCCGAACTGAGCGCCGAACACCCGAGCAGCGACGTGACGATTCCTACTGTATCCCCGGAACAGGGGATCCTGACGGTATCCTCCCAGCAAGGTGGTTCCATGGCAAGAGCACCGATGACCTTAACAacttcttggcctcggaCCTCGACATCCTGGTTGTTTGCACCCCCTTGACCGACGCCACACGGCAGCTGCTTAGTTACGAGCAGTTCAATGTACTGGCCGAGAGCAGGGACTCGGACTACTTTTACAGAGTCAACAAGAAGAGCCACACACTTGCCAGTGGAAGTGGCGTAGGGTGTGCAAACGGGTGCATCAATGGCAACCCGAACGGCTATCTGGGGGGCGCCCTGGACGAAACGATGGGTGACGATATGTATGACAGTTCCAATGCCGTGACCAACGGTTTTGAACAGTCGCACCATGTCAAGCGACCTTCAGTGGGACACATGCCCAGTCCGCCATATGATTCAGACGACGGCATGCAGACTCCCGACAGTACCATGTCCGACGGCCGCTACACCGACGACCAAGGCAACGACTACCTGAACCCCGGAGGTGTGCACTCACACTTCCCGACCAGCGGCCAGCTAGACTCAAAGTCGTGCGTCAAGGGCGCCAAGCGCGGGACGTTTGTGTGCAACATCTCCCGCGGCCCCGTCATCGACACCGCCGCCCTCGTCGACGCCCTCGAGACGGGCAAGATCCGCGGCGCGGCCCTCGACGTGACGGACCCGGAGCCGCTGCCGGCGGACCACCCGCTCTGGGACCATCCGGACGTCTTCATCACGCCGCACATTAGTTGGATCACCCCTTGCTACTGGGACCGGCTGCTGAGGATCATGGAGGAGAATTTGAGCCGCATGTGCCAGGAGAAGCCGTTGCTCAACTTGATGAATCGGAAGGAGCAATAttga